From a region of the Candidatus Methylomirabilota bacterium genome:
- a CDS encoding response regulator: MRVLVVDDSLARRRLLTALLGKAGHEVLTAPNGAAALELLEGQAVAAVVSDVKMPRMDGFQLCRALRRDGRWARLPFIFYSSVFIGDRAQELGMDLGATAYLDAKHVPPDQVAKEIDALVNRVVSTEYREALVRLRDDLEFARRYHQVVLSSLDAERHAGVRDTISSNVHALDEILTRLDAERHALAERTDVAVPMAELNRLKELSDYLGDKINNPLGVLLGGADRPATPAPGDATNEAAASVRTAVRRINELVRRMTKRDKPRIEGTQHG, from the coding sequence ATGCGCGTTCTCGTCGTCGATGATTCCCTGGCCCGTCGACGTCTGCTGACAGCCCTCCTCGGCAAGGCCGGCCACGAAGTCCTTACGGCGCCCAACGGCGCGGCCGCCCTCGAGCTCCTGGAGGGCCAGGCGGTGGCGGCCGTCGTGTCGGACGTCAAGATGCCGAGGATGGACGGCTTCCAGTTGTGTCGCGCTCTCCGCCGCGACGGACGCTGGGCGCGCCTACCGTTCATCTTTTACAGCAGCGTCTTCATCGGAGACCGGGCTCAGGAGCTGGGCATGGACCTCGGGGCCACGGCCTACCTCGACGCCAAGCACGTGCCGCCCGACCAGGTGGCGAAGGAGATCGACGCGCTCGTCAATCGCGTCGTCAGCACAGAGTACCGGGAGGCCCTCGTGCGGCTGCGCGACGACCTGGAGTTCGCGCGCCGCTATCACCAGGTCGTGCTTTCGTCGCTCGACGCGGAACGGCACGCGGGCGTACGCGACACCATCTCGTCCAACGTGCACGCGCTCGACGAGATCCTCACCCGGCTCGACGCCGAACGCCACGCGCTCGCCGAGCGCACCGACGTCGCGGTGCCGATGGCGGAGCTGAATCGGTTGAAGGAGCTGAGCGATTACCTCGGCGACAAGATCAACAACCCACTCGGGGTGCTCCTCGGCGGCGCCGATCGCCCGGCGACGCCCGCGCCCGGCGACGCGACCAATGAAGCCGCCGCCAGCGTTCGAACCGCCGTCCGCCGCATCAATGAGCTCGTGCGCAGGATGACGAAACGCGACAAGCCGAGGATCGAGGGAACGCAACATGGATAA